The Deltaproteobacteria bacterium genomic interval CGAGACCATGTCATTCGAGGAACAGCAACGCTTCATGGCGCCGACGCTGGCGAAGTACGAAGAGGAAGGCAGCCCGTACTACTCCACCGCCCGCATCTGGGACGACGGCGTGCTCGACCCGGTCGACACCCGTGACGTGCTCGGCCTGGCGCTGGCCGCGGCCCTGACGCAGCCGATAGCCGACAGCCGCGCCGGCGTCTTGCGGATGTAAGCCGATGGCAACCAGGCAGCTGAGGCGACCCTGCGCCGGCCGATTTCGCGCGGCGGGCCGCCGGCGCCGCCCGCCCATTTGTGCTCGGCCATGTTCTCCAAGGTCCTGATTGCCAATCGCGGCGAGATCGCCGTCCGCCTCATCCGCGGCTGCCGTGAGCTGGGGATTGCGACGGTGGCGATTTACTCCGAGGCCGACGCCACCGCGCCGCACGTGCTGGCAGCCGACGACGCCGTCTGCATCGGACCACCGGCGCCGGCTGAGAGCTACCTCAATATCTCGCGCATAGTCGACAGCGCCCGCCAGAGCGGCGCCCAAGCCGTGCATCCGGGTTACGGTTTTCTGGCCGAGAACGCCGCGTTTGCACAGGCAGTGACAGACGCGGGGCTGACCTTCATCGGACCGCGCGCGGCCGCCATGGCGGCGATGGGCGACAAGGTCGCCGCCCGTAAACGCGTCGCGGCCGCCGGTGTGCCGGTGGTACCGGCAGTGGAGGACGTAGCCAACCCCCTCGCCTGGCCGCGGGTGGCGGAGCTAATCGGCTTTCCGCTGCTGATCAAGGCTGCGGCCGGCGGCGGCGGTAAAGGCATGCGCATCGTGCACGACGAGAGCGAGTTGGCCGCCGCCTTTGCCGCCGCCGGGCGCGAGGCGCAGTCGGCGTTCGGCGACGGGCGGCTGTTCATCGAGCGCTACCTCGAACGACCGCGCCACGTCGAGGTGCAAGTGCTCGGCGACCAGCACGGCGCCATCATCGACCTCGGCGAGCGCGAGTGCTCGATCCAGCGCCGCCACCAGAAGATCATCGAGGAGACGCCTTCGCCGGCCCTGACGCCGGACTTACGCGCACAGATGACGGCCGCGGCGCTGGCTGCGGCGCACGCGGTCAACTACTCCAATGCCGGCACGGTGGAGTTCCTACTTGACCACGACGGGCGCTTCTACTTCCTCGAGATGAACACCCGGCTGCAAGTGGAGCATCCCATCACCGAGCTGGTCACCGGCGTCGATCTGGTGCAGGCGCAGCTGCGCATCGCCGCCGGCGAGCCGCTGTGGCTGCGGCAGGACGACATTCGCCCGCGCGGCCACGCGCTCGAGTGCCGGGTCTACGCCGAAGACCCGGCGCAGCAGTTCCTGCCCAGCCCGGGACTAGTACGCCACCTGCGCGAGCCGCAGGGGCCCGGCATCCGTGTCGATTCCGGCATCATGGCCGGCTTCACCGTGCCGCTGCACTACGATCCGCTGCTGGCCAAGGTGTCGGTGTGGGGCGAGACCCGCGCGGCGGCGCGCCAGCGCATGCTCGCCGCCCTGGCGAATTACGTTGTTCTCGGCTGCACCACCTCTTTGCCGTTTCTCTTGGATGTGCTCGAGCACCCCGCCTTTGCCGCCGGCGACACGCACACGCACTTCATCGAGGAGCACTTCCCCGTCTGGCACCGCCGCGAACAACACCGCGCCGTCGCCGCCATGGCGGCGGCCATCGACGCCGCCCGGCCGCGGCGCCGGGCGACCGGACATGAACCAGCCGCTCCTTCGTCACCGTGGGTCACACTCGGTCACTGGCGACTGAGGCAGGGCTAGAGCTGTATGCGCATTGCTCTCCGCTACCGACAGCAGCACGTTGCCGTCGACCTGCATCCGGAAGGCAGGCGGTATCGCGCCACGGTCGACGGCAGCGAGCATGTCGTCGAGTGCCATCATTTCGATGAGACGACTCTGGCGCTAGTGGTGGATGGGCAGCACTATCTGGTCGACATCGCCCGCAACGGCGCGGAGCGTCTGGTTGCCGTCGGGGGCGAGGTCTACGCCTTCATGCCCGAGCGCAGCGCCGCCCGCGATCACACGGCCGCGACGCTGGCGGCACCGCAGGTGCTCGCCCCCATGCCCGGCAAGGTGCTCGAGGTGTTGGTGCAACCGGGAGATCACGTCGAGCAAGGCGATGGGCTGCTCATCCTCGAAGCGATGAAGATGGAGAATCGCCTGGTGGCCGAAGCCCCCGGCACGGTGGTCGAAGTTCGCACCGTGGCCGGCAGCATGGTCGAAGGCGGACAAGTGCTACTGGTGCTCGCTTACGACGAGGATTGCCGTTAGCAGCTTCTGAAAAAGGGGTTGTCAAACTGCTGCCGTTATGTTACCCGATTGTCATGACAAAGCGACAACGTACGGCCGCGAACGAGATCCGCGAGGCGGCGGCGGTTGCTTACAGCCGCCAGGACGCGGCGGTCTCGCCCGCCGCCTTGCTTGGGCATGTCGATGAGAGCCTGCACGCCCGTGGCGGCGGCAATCTCGACGCGCGGCGCATTGGCGCCCGCCTTGGCGTTCCCCTAAAGCGCCTGGCGGCCGCCGTCGGTTACACCCCGCAGGGCTTGCTCAAAAATCCCACGGCGGAGCGGC includes:
- a CDS encoding acetyl-CoA carboxylase biotin carboxylase subunit, giving the protein MFSKVLIANRGEIAVRLIRGCRELGIATVAIYSEADATAPHVLAADDAVCIGPPAPAESYLNISRIVDSARQSGAQAVHPGYGFLAENAAFAQAVTDAGLTFIGPRAAAMAAMGDKVAARKRVAAAGVPVVPAVEDVANPLAWPRVAELIGFPLLIKAAAGGGGKGMRIVHDESELAAAFAAAGREAQSAFGDGRLFIERYLERPRHVEVQVLGDQHGAIIDLGERECSIQRRHQKIIEETPSPALTPDLRAQMTAAALAAAHAVNYSNAGTVEFLLDHDGRFYFLEMNTRLQVEHPITELVTGVDLVQAQLRIAAGEPLWLRQDDIRPRGHALECRVYAEDPAQQFLPSPGLVRHLREPQGPGIRVDSGIMAGFTVPLHYDPLLAKVSVWGETRAAARQRMLAALANYVVLGCTTSLPFLLDVLEHPAFAAGDTHTHFIEEHFPVWHRREQHRAVAAMAAAIDAARPRRRATGHEPAAPSSPWVTLGHWRLRQG
- a CDS encoding acetyl-CoA carboxylase biotin carboxyl carrier protein subunit, producing MPERSAARDHTAATLAAPQVLAPMPGKVLEVLVQPGDHVEQGDGLLILEAMKMENRLVAEAPGTVVEVRTVAGSMVEGGQVLLVLAYDEDCR
- a CDS encoding DUF2384 domain-containing protein, encoding MPLAASEKGVVKLLPLCYPIVMTKRQRTAANEIREAAAVAYSRQDAAVSPAALLGHVDESLHARGGGNLDARRIGARLGVPLKRLAAAVGYTPQGLLKNPTAERLQPALAEIAYILNSLRTLVDDDRSVSIWLRAPHPDLGGATPLSFILSGRAAAVIALLRLAESGQTS